The following coding sequences lie in one uncultured Cohaesibacter sp. genomic window:
- the flgK gene encoding flagellar hook-associated protein FlgK, with the protein MALQTALSIAQSGLRTTNRELEIVASNVTNANTVGYTRKLSNREEIVLNGDVTSVIDTDVRRSLDLVAQKQYWTETAATGYTSTIHDYLQQVDAIFGTPGDGNALDALVNDFASSLQALQTIPDDAASRLEVLHTASVLTQRMNEASETLQELRQDAELAIEASVQELNGYLQDIQTLDKQIQAFSQQGDNPAGLMDQRDQLITKLSELVPVRVEHGKDNSVSISLANGLTVYDQAAVEFEFTANGAVAPQTEWDSDPALSKLGSIYLKSNTGALYDVTNTSDFNSGKIGALLELRDDLLVEAQNQLDNLADGLADAFSKYDVEGTAATSGLQAGFDVDLAALQSGNEVTLSYEDVGTGETHVVTFVRVDSATSLPLGDDVTARNDDTVYGIDFSGGMASVATQIQTALGGAFSVSNPSGSTIQILDDGAANTVNVLALDASVTATGLQDQAGALPFFVDGGQGPGLYTGSVDGQRQQTGFAGRITVNPDLINDQTLLVKYSSGIGDADQTRPEALYDALTNLDLTFGYQTDGSPVTMTVDEYARQFISYQAEQASAAKTRHEGQEIVMNNVQQRFEDGAKVDVDTELANLLELQTAYSANARVMTAVKEMMDALLRI; encoded by the coding sequence ATGGCGCTTCAAACTGCTCTTTCCATTGCACAATCCGGCTTGCGGACGACCAACCGCGAGCTTGAGATCGTTGCGTCGAACGTGACCAATGCGAACACGGTCGGCTATACGCGCAAGCTTAGCAATCGTGAGGAAATTGTTCTCAACGGTGATGTGACGAGCGTCATCGATACGGACGTCCGTCGCTCGCTGGATCTGGTGGCACAGAAGCAATATTGGACCGAAACAGCAGCGACAGGCTACACGAGTACTATCCATGACTATCTGCAGCAGGTCGATGCCATTTTTGGCACGCCCGGCGACGGCAACGCGCTTGATGCGCTGGTCAACGACTTTGCCAGTTCGCTGCAGGCCTTGCAGACGATCCCCGATGATGCTGCTTCAAGGCTTGAGGTTCTGCATACGGCCTCTGTGCTGACGCAGAGGATGAACGAGGCATCCGAGACGCTGCAGGAGCTGCGGCAGGATGCGGAACTCGCCATTGAAGCCTCGGTCCAGGAGCTCAATGGATATCTTCAGGACATCCAGACCCTCGACAAGCAGATCCAGGCCTTCTCGCAGCAGGGTGACAATCCTGCCGGTTTGATGGATCAGCGCGATCAGCTGATCACCAAATTGTCTGAACTCGTTCCGGTTCGCGTCGAGCATGGCAAGGACAATTCGGTCTCGATCTCTCTTGCCAACGGGCTGACTGTTTATGATCAGGCGGCGGTGGAGTTCGAATTCACCGCCAATGGGGCCGTTGCGCCGCAGACCGAATGGGACAGTGATCCCGCGCTCAGCAAGCTTGGGTCCATCTATCTGAAGAGCAACACCGGCGCGCTATATGACGTCACAAACACGAGCGATTTTAACAGCGGTAAAATTGGCGCACTGCTTGAGCTCAGGGATGACCTGCTGGTCGAGGCGCAAAATCAGCTGGACAATCTCGCCGACGGGCTGGCCGATGCTTTCAGCAAATATGATGTTGAAGGCACGGCTGCGACGTCCGGTCTTCAGGCTGGCTTCGATGTTGATCTCGCCGCCCTGCAATCGGGCAATGAGGTCACGCTGTCCTATGAAGATGTGGGTACTGGCGAAACTCATGTGGTGACCTTCGTTCGGGTGGATTCGGCCACATCCTTGCCGCTTGGTGACGATGTTACGGCGCGCAATGACGATACGGTCTACGGGATTGATTTCTCGGGTGGGATGGCAAGTGTCGCGACGCAGATTCAGACAGCACTCGGCGGCGCATTCAGTGTCAGCAACCCGTCTGGCAGCACGATCCAGATTCTTGATGATGGCGCGGCCAACACGGTCAATGTGCTGGCGCTCGACGCAAGTGTCACCGCAACCGGGCTACAGGATCAGGCCGGTGCCCTGCCATTCTTTGTCGATGGTGGTCAGGGGCCGGGACTTTACACCGGCAGTGTCGACGGCCAGAGACAGCAGACAGGCTTTGCCGGGCGGATTACGGTCAATCCGGATCTGATCAACGATCAGACGCTGCTCGTCAAATACAGCAGCGGTATCGGCGATGCTGACCAGACGCGCCCAGAGGCGCTCTACGATGCCCTGACCAATCTCGATCTGACCTTCGGCTATCAGACCGACGGATCGCCCGTCACCATGACCGTGGATGAGTATGCCCGGCAGTTCATTTCCTATCAGGCAGAGCAGGCCTCGGCCGCAAAGACCCGACACGAAGGCCAGGAAATCGTGATGAACAATGTTCAGCAGCGGTTTGAGGACGGCGCCAAGGTTGATGTGGATACCGAACTTGCCAATCTGCTTGAACTACAAACGGCCTATTCGGCCAACGCCCGCGTCATGACCGCCGTCAAGGAAATGATGGACGCCCTGCTGCGGATCTGA